CACGTCGATGGACCGTGCTTGGGGGAACTGTTGGCGGGCGAACTCGACCGCGGCGAAGGCGTCGAGGTACTCGCCGCGGTGCTCACCGCGGGAGCCGTCGCCCATCGTGATGGTGATCAGGAACATCCGCATGATCAGCACCCAGCGATCACCTGGGCGTCGACCTTCGGCCAGGCCGCGCGGGCGGCAGCGTTCATGGCGCGGCAGATCAGGTTGTTGACCACCAGCGGATAGCAGATGCTGCGGGCGTCCTGCTGGCGGCCACCGCGCGGCAGGTGAATCAGCCGAGCGCGGATGGCGTCGATCGCCTCGGGCGCCAGCACGTCCTCGATCTTCAGGTTGAAGCGGGCGAACTTGTGACTGAGGTAGCCCTCCAGCTCGCCATCCAGCGGGTCGAGCCGGACGATCTCCAGGCGCTGCATCACCTCGCGCACCTCGGCGCTCTGGCTGTTCAGGCGCTCCAGCAGCTCGGGCTGAGCGATCAGGGCCACACCCAGCAGGCGGCGCATGCCGTCCTTCAGCTCCAGGAAGCGTTTCAGGTGCTTGAGGGTCGCGGTGGGCAGGCAGTGCGCCTCCTCGATCAGAAGCAGGTGGCGGCGGCCGGCACGGGCGCTGGTCTTGAGCTTGTCGTGCAGCTGCTGGAAGCGGGCTTGCGGGCTGCTCTTCAGCTCGGCGATCGGATCGAGGGCGTGGGTAAGCGCTTCGGCGAGGTGGCCGCTCTTCATGGTCTTGCCCTTGGCGTCGTTCAGCTCCATGCCCTGGACATAGGGCCGGATCACCGCCACGTCGGCGCTGCCTGCCTTGATGCGCTCCTCCAGGTCCTCGGCCAGGGTGGACTTGCCGGCGCCGGACTCGCCGACCACAGCGATGAAGCCGTGGTGCTGGGCACAGTCCATCAGCGCGGCGCGGACGTAGCGGACGCTGGGGGTCTGGAACACATCGGCCGGAGTGGCCACGTCATCCACGAAGGGGCTGCGCGGCAGCTTGAAGTGCTGGCGAGCTTCGAGGGTCAGGGCTTCATTGCGCATCAGCATGGTGTCGATCTCCGAAGTGGTAGGTGCGTTGGGTGCGGTTTCAAAAGCGGTTTGGATTTGCTCAGGGGTGGCGCCGCGCTGGGTCAGCACACCCTCCAGCTGCATGCGCAGCCGGGCGCCGGTGCGGGCCGGCCAGCGGCCGTGCATGACGCGGTTGAAGAAGGACTTGCGAAAGCCGAGTTCGCGGGCGGCCTGGCGCTGCGACAGGCCGACCTCGTCCAGCAGGTGGATGAGACTCATGCGCCACCTCCACCGGCCACCACGCGCAGCTGGGCGCGGACCTGCAGGCGATCGGCCAGCGCGTCGAGCTGGTCCTCGGGCACACCGTCCGGATACCAGGCACGGATCTGGGCATGGCGCTCGGCGTTCAGAGCCAGCCCCTTGTCGGTCAAGTGGCGCGCAGCTTCGAACAGGGACAGCACGCGAGCGGGCGCGGCCTGGGTGACCACGGCCGGGCGCAGCTCGGTGCCGCGGCGCGGCAGGAAGGTACGCTCGGGCGCCTGCTCGATGGGGGCATAGGGGTCAATGCGGCCGCCGAAGGGCACGGCCTTGGCCTTCTTCTTGGCCTCGACCTCCGCATCCGTCGCCGCATCCCAGGCGAAGCGCTCGACTTCCTTGCGGTTGGTGTCCAGCTGGGTGTCGGCCGGCCGGCGGTAGTCCTCCCCGATGACATTGGCGTCGACGCGAAAGCCCGCATCGTCGCGGTGCACCACCGGGATGCTGTGCAGCAGCTCATTGCCATCTGCGTCCGTGTCGATGATGGTGGCGGTGTCGGTGGCGTAGGGGCTGAAGGTAACCATCACCTTCTCGCCCACCATCGCTCCGGGCACGCCGCGCACATTGAACTCGCGACCCTTGAACTGCACGGTCAGGGTGTCGCTGACCTTGCGCGACTCGGGCTCATGCGTCAGCAGCTCGCGGCAGAACTCAGGCGGTGGGGCCAGGCGCAGCTGCTCGGCCGCGATCGTCATCCACTGCTCGGCGCGCGTGCGGCCGTGGCGGCTGTGCACCTTCTGAGCGTTGTACCAATCGGCCCAGCGGTGTGCCTGGGCGTTCAGCTCGGCCAGGTTGGCGACCGGCATCAGGCGCAGTGCTGGCTCGAAGCTGCGCTCGATGATGTTGCGGGCGTTCTCGACCTGGCCGGTGGCGCGGGCGTTGCCCGGCATGTGCGGGATGATCTTGACCTGCAGGCGGCGCGCCAGGTTCTTGAACAGGCCGCTGGTGTTGGCCGAGCCCATGTCCATCATCAGGATGAAGGGCACGCCGTGGATCACCTGGCGCTGCTGGATGAACTCGATGAAGCTCTCGGCCAGGTTGGTGCCGGACTCGGCGCCCAGCACGTAGTTCAGCATCAGGCCGCCGCTGTTGTGGTCGGTTCCCTCGTAAGACCAGACGCGGTCCTGCTCGATCGCCTTCAGGTTGCGCGGCTTGTTCTTGTAGAAGCGCTCGCGCTCCATCACCTGAAGGCCGGTCTCGCGCTCGGTCTCGGCGTTCAGGTAGTACAGCACGCACAGGCTGGCGTCGATCTGCCAGACATGGTTCGGGTGCAGGCTCTTCAGCTCGACGGCCGGCGTCGGGCGGTTGAGCTGGTCGGGGTGCATGCCATGCACTCGCAGGGCACGGGCGATGGCGCTGTCGGACAGCGGGCGCAGCTCACCCGTGGGTTCGTCCAGGAACTCGGCGCGGATCTCGTTGTTGGCTCGCAGGATCTCGACGGCCTGGCCGATGGAGAGCAGCCGCTTGTTGTTCTTGCGCTGGCTGGTGATCAGCAGCGCGCTGATGGCCGTGGCCTCATCCCGCGTGAGCGAGACGGAACCGGCGTCGGATCGTTGCTTGCGTTCTGGTTTCATGGTGACCTTGGCGAGATAGCGGTGCAGCGTGGCCAGACTGATTCCCAGCTCGATGCAGGCCGCGGCGTAGATGGCTCCCTTGCCGCCGGGGCCTGCTGCTGCCGCGGCCTGGGCCACTGCGACCAGGCGCTGCGTGGTGATGGCGTTCAGAGCCACGGTGGCGTCAGTCCTTCTTGCCCTTGGAGAAGGCCCACTCGGTCACCTCGGCGGCCAGCTCCTGGTCGGCCAGGCTGGAGGCATCGGGCAGGTTGAACTCCTCGCGCAGCGCGGTGAGCTGGGCTTGCACCTGGCCGACCAGGCCGGCCATGAAGACCTTGTGTTCACCGCCGCCACCGCCGTGGCTGTCGAGGGCGATCAACGCCTGGCGCAGGTTGCCGACGATGGCGCCCTCGGCGTCGTTGGCGATGCCGGTGGCTTCCTTCTTGAGCTTTGCCAGATCCTCGTCCGGGGTGAGCTTCTTGATGCGGAGGACGTCGCGCTCCAGCTTGTCGATGCGCGCTTGCTTCTTCGCCGCGACTTCGGCGTCTGCCTTGCGCTCCTGGCGTTCTTCGCGGACAGCGGCGCGCAGTTGCTTGACTGACATGGTGGCCACGTCGTCAAGGGCCAGCTCACCGGTCTGTCCCAGCTCGGTCAGGTCTTCGAGCTGCTCGTCGTCGAGCGCCACCAGCTCGATCAGCTTGGCAACACCGGCGGACTCCAAATGCCGCATTGATGCGGTGTTTGCGAACCGGCGGGTCACCTGCATGTAACGCTGTGCGGCCTGCGGGGCGAAGTTGAGCCGCTCCAGCGCTGGGAGAAACTGGCCATGCGGGCAAGACTCCTTCAGCAAGAGCAAGTAGCCTCCCAGCTCGAAGACGGCCATACCGATGCGGCGCAGGGCATCTTGAGCGGAGTTCTCCAGAACCGCCGGGTCGGTGCTGCCCTGATAGTTGAGCTGCTTCGCCAGCGCCGTGACGCGCTCGTTCTGCGCCAGCTTGGCCACGGCCAGCTGATTGGCGGCGGCCGTGTCGGCCTCCAGGGTGCCGGGCTGCAGGGCGGCTTCCTTGACTTCGGGGGCGGGGGTGGGTTTGCGGGCCATGGTCTTGTTCGTGTTGTCGTCAGAGTGGGGTGGCGTAGCGGCGGCTGAGGTCGTCGAGGTTCTGGCGGGCGGCGTTCAGCTCGGTGGCGACGGTGATGCCGATGCGTGCCAGGACCGGCCCCAGGCGCCAGCGGTTGGTGCCCGGCACCTGCTCGACGAAGCCGGTCTCTGCGGCCAGGGCGGGTAGGTTCACGGAAACCCAGGAGGGCGACACACCGATGCCCTTAGCGATCTCGCCAGGCGCCAGGCCGAGCACCACATGGCCGGCGAGCAGGCGGCACAGGTCGCAGGTCTTGCGCATGGGGGCGGACAGGGGCTTGTCGCTCACGCTGCGACCTCCAGCGGCAGGGCCAGCACGCGCTGCAGTTCGGCGGCCAGGGCCAGGGCCTCGGCGCGGGTGAACTTCATCGAGCTGTAGCAACCGGCGCCGAAAGCGCACAGGGTCAGGTCGCGGCTGCGCGGGTGATGGATCACGCTCATCGTGCGTCCAGCGCTGAACATTTCGGCGGTGTCGATGGCCACAGGCACGAAGGCCGGCGGCAGTGGCTTCTGAGAAGAGCTCACCATGGCTCAGGCTCCAGCGCGCGCGGCGCGCTTCTCGGCGGTAATGGACAGGTCAACGATGTGGGTCTCGGCCTGGCGGGCGCGGTGCAGGCACTGGCGACGGGTGAGCGCGGCCGTGCCACCCAGGTCGGCGACGGCGCGCCAGTTCTGGCGCAAGCGGGCCAAGGACACTGCGCGGTTGAAGATCTCGATGTCGGTCATGGCTCAGAACTCCAGTTCAGGCGTGACGAAGGTCGCCACGTTCTTGTGGTGATAGGCCACCTCTTCGAGGTGGGTGCGGAGCGCCTCCAGCGTGGCGGCCGGGTCGGCCTGGCCGTTAGAGGCATAGAAGTCGGTGAGTAGCTGCAGCGCGCGAGCGCAGCCG
This genomic stretch from Roseateles sp. DAIF2 harbors:
- a CDS encoding ExeA family protein, which gives rise to MSLIHLLDEVGLSQRQAARELGFRKSFFNRVMHGRWPARTGARLRMQLEGVLTQRGATPEQIQTAFETAPNAPTTSEIDTMLMRNEALTLEARQHFKLPRSPFVDDVATPADVFQTPSVRYVRAALMDCAQHHGFIAVVGESGAGKSTLAEDLEERIKAGSADVAVIRPYVQGMELNDAKGKTMKSGHLAEALTHALDPIAELKSSPQARFQQLHDKLKTSARAGRRHLLLIEEAHCLPTATLKHLKRFLELKDGMRRLLGVALIAQPELLERLNSQSAEVREVMQRLEIVRLDPLDGELEGYLSHKFARFNLKIEDVLAPEAIDAIRARLIHLPRGGRQQDARSICYPLVVNNLICRAMNAAARAAWPKVDAQVIAGC
- a CDS encoding integrase, whose translation is MALNAITTQRLVAVAQAAAAAGPGGKGAIYAAACIELGISLATLHRYLAKVTMKPERKQRSDAGSVSLTRDEATAISALLITSQRKNNKRLLSIGQAVEILRANNEIRAEFLDEPTGELRPLSDSAIARALRVHGMHPDQLNRPTPAVELKSLHPNHVWQIDASLCVLYYLNAETERETGLQVMERERFYKNKPRNLKAIEQDRVWSYEGTDHNSGGLMLNYVLGAESGTNLAESFIEFIQQRQVIHGVPFILMMDMGSANTSGLFKNLARRLQVKIIPHMPGNARATGQVENARNIIERSFEPALRLMPVANLAELNAQAHRWADWYNAQKVHSRHGRTRAEQWMTIAAEQLRLAPPPEFCRELLTHEPESRKVSDTLTVQFKGREFNVRGVPGAMVGEKVMVTFSPYATDTATIIDTDADGNELLHSIPVVHRDDAGFRVDANVIGEDYRRPADTQLDTNRKEVERFAWDAATDAEVEAKKKAKAVPFGGRIDPYAPIEQAPERTFLPRRGTELRPAVVTQAAPARVLSLFEAARHLTDKGLALNAERHAQIRAWYPDGVPEDQLDALADRLQVRAQLRVVAGGGGA
- a CDS encoding DUF3102 domain-containing protein, which encodes MARKPTPAPEVKEAALQPGTLEADTAAANQLAVAKLAQNERVTALAKQLNYQGSTDPAVLENSAQDALRRIGMAVFELGGYLLLLKESCPHGQFLPALERLNFAPQAAQRYMQVTRRFANTASMRHLESAGVAKLIELVALDDEQLEDLTELGQTGELALDDVATMSVKQLRAAVREERQERKADAEVAAKKQARIDKLERDVLRIKKLTPDEDLAKLKKEATGIANDAEGAIVGNLRQALIALDSHGGGGGEHKVFMAGLVGQVQAQLTALREEFNLPDASSLADQELAAEVTEWAFSKGKKD
- a CDS encoding transcriptional regulator, coding for MSDKPLSAPMRKTCDLCRLLAGHVVLGLAPGEIAKGIGVSPSWVSVNLPALAAETGFVEQVPGTNRWRLGPVLARIGITVATELNAARQNLDDLSRRYATPL